A genomic window from Tolypothrix sp. PCC 7910 includes:
- the mreD gene encoding rod shape-determining protein MreD yields the protein MKMPAFTGRRPNKSKPSVRRAKFKIPPIARWNSRTRQFVDWAVTVGSVLLCLLLLPARLPGMELLGIGPNWLLIWVVAWSVKRTVWSGAFAGIVLGLLQDGMTSPNPTHALSLGIVGMLTGLLQKQRFIEEDFISIALIVFVMAVVAETIFGVELTLMGDRKTEDIWTYYQRVALASAILSSLWAPVVYYPLNRWWQEMKLFEQS from the coding sequence ATGAAGATGCCTGCATTTACTGGTCGCCGTCCAAATAAGTCAAAACCGTCAGTGCGGAGAGCCAAATTTAAAATCCCGCCGATCGCACGTTGGAATTCCCGCACACGTCAGTTTGTTGATTGGGCGGTGACAGTAGGATCGGTGTTGTTATGTTTACTATTGTTACCAGCCCGTTTACCAGGGATGGAACTATTGGGGATTGGGCCGAACTGGTTGTTAATTTGGGTGGTGGCTTGGAGTGTGAAACGCACAGTTTGGTCTGGGGCATTTGCTGGTATAGTTCTAGGCTTACTTCAGGATGGTATGACATCGCCTAATCCCACTCATGCCTTATCGCTGGGAATAGTGGGAATGTTGACTGGTTTGCTTCAGAAGCAGCGTTTTATTGAAGAAGACTTTATTTCTATTGCCTTGATTGTCTTTGTGATGGCAGTTGTCGCTGAGACAATTTTTGGAGTGGAGTTAACTTTGATGGGCGATCGCAAAACTGAAGACATTTGGACTTATTATCAGCGCGTCGCCTTAGCTTCTGCTATCCTCAGCAGTCTTTGGGCACCAGTAGTTTACTATCCCCTGAATCGTTGGTGGCAAGAAATGAAATTGTTCGAGCAATCTTAA
- the mreC gene encoding rod shape-determining protein MreC yields MVILRRWWERKGLQVGLIALVLSSAWILRQTQGALLLEMYQTITRPLQMLQAGPTPEERLKDARALELRSRIADLESQNKKLQNLLGYVEKEPITSRPITSRVVGRSADHWWQQITLDRGSNSGIQEGYIVRAEGGLVGLVESVTPNTSRVLLISDLKSQVGVTIGRTSAKGVLRGDSSAEAVLEFYEKVPNVKVGDYVSTSTYSQKFPAGVAVGRIKSLDLKKLPASVAKVELFPPIRSLDWVSVYPKPENPIPATENPQPTNPEPQKSN; encoded by the coding sequence ATGGTTATCTTACGTCGTTGGTGGGAACGCAAAGGCTTACAAGTTGGATTAATTGCTCTCGTCTTAAGTAGCGCTTGGATATTACGCCAAACCCAAGGCGCACTTTTGTTAGAGATGTATCAAACCATTACCCGTCCGTTGCAAATGTTACAGGCGGGGCCAACTCCAGAAGAACGCCTGAAAGATGCTCGGGCACTTGAGTTGCGATCGCGCATTGCTGATTTAGAAAGTCAAAACAAAAAGTTACAAAATTTATTGGGCTACGTAGAGAAGGAGCCAATTACTTCTCGTCCCATTACATCGCGGGTAGTAGGGCGCAGCGCTGACCATTGGTGGCAGCAAATCACCTTAGATCGCGGCTCAAATTCAGGGATTCAAGAAGGTTATATTGTTAGGGCAGAAGGCGGATTAGTGGGTTTGGTAGAAAGCGTTACCCCTAATACTAGCCGCGTTTTATTAATTAGTGACCTGAAAAGCCAAGTTGGTGTGACAATTGGTCGCACCTCAGCCAAAGGAGTTTTGCGCGGAGATTCTTCGGCGGAAGCAGTGTTGGAATTTTATGAAAAAGTGCCCAATGTGAAGGTGGGTGATTATGTTTCTACCTCAACTTATAGTCAGAAGTTTCCTGCTGGTGTCGCAGTTGGCAGAATTAAATCTTTAGATTTAAAGAAACTTCCAGCATCCGTAGCAAAAGTTGAACTTTTCCCACCAATTCGGTCACTAGATTGGGTATCTGTGTATCCAAAACCCGAAAACCCCATCCCAGCAACAGAAAATCCCCAACCGACCAACCCAGAACCGCAAAAGTCTAATTAA
- a CDS encoding rod shape-determining protein, giving the protein MGIDLGTANTLVYVSGKGIVLQEPSVVAIDQNEKIALAVGEEAKKMLGRTPGNVIALRPLRDGVIADFDTAELMLKSFIQRVNEGRSLILPRIVIGIPSGVTGVERRAVMDAATQAGAREVYLIDEPVAAAIGAGLPVAEPTGNMIIDIGGGTTEVAVLSLQGTVISESVRIAGDELTEAILQYMKKVHNLVIGERTAEDIKIRIGSAYPTNDDNDAIMEVRGLHLLSGLPRTVTIKGPEIRESMLEPLSVIIEAVKRTLERTPPELAADIIDRGIMLAGGGALLKGLDTLISHETGIVTHIAADPLCCVVLGTGRVLENFKQLERVFSGRSRNM; this is encoded by the coding sequence ATGGGTATCGACCTCGGTACTGCCAATACCCTCGTTTATGTATCTGGTAAAGGTATTGTACTTCAAGAGCCTTCAGTAGTAGCCATCGATCAAAACGAAAAGATTGCACTGGCTGTAGGCGAAGAAGCTAAAAAAATGCTCGGTCGTACACCAGGAAATGTGATTGCCCTCCGCCCCTTGCGCGATGGTGTAATTGCTGACTTCGATACAGCCGAGCTGATGTTGAAAAGCTTTATTCAACGTGTTAATGAAGGCAGATCGCTGATTTTACCCCGGATTGTCATTGGTATTCCCAGTGGCGTGACGGGTGTAGAAAGAAGAGCAGTCATGGATGCAGCTACCCAAGCTGGCGCTAGAGAAGTTTATTTAATTGATGAACCAGTCGCTGCGGCTATTGGCGCAGGACTCCCAGTTGCTGAACCGACTGGTAACATGATTATTGATATTGGTGGCGGTACCACAGAAGTAGCAGTACTTAGTCTTCAAGGTACAGTCATTAGTGAATCAGTCCGCATTGCAGGTGATGAACTAACTGAAGCCATCCTGCAATATATGAAGAAAGTTCATAATTTGGTGATTGGAGAACGTACTGCTGAAGACATAAAAATTCGCATTGGTTCTGCCTATCCTACCAATGATGATAATGATGCGATTATGGAAGTCCGAGGCTTACATTTGCTGTCTGGTTTGCCTCGAACTGTGACTATCAAAGGCCCGGAAATTCGTGAAAGTATGTTGGAACCGCTATCAGTAATCATTGAAGCGGTGAAGCGCACACTAGAACGTACACCTCCCGAACTAGCAGCTGACATTATTGATAGAGGAATTATGCTGGCTGGTGGTGGTGCGTTGTTAAAAGGATTAGACACTCTCATTAGCCATGAAACAGGTATCGTCACACACATTGCTGCCGATCCTTTATGTTGTGTGGTGTTGGGAACGGGTCGTGTTTTGGAAAACTTTAAACAACTGGAACGAGTATTCAGCGGGCGTTCTCGCAATATGTAG
- a CDS encoding single-stranded DNA-binding protein, with product MSINVVTLVGRVGSDPDIKYFESGSVKCRLTLAVNRRSRNRDEPDWFTLELWDKTAEIAGNYVRKGSLIGIKGSLKFDTWSDRQTGASRSSPIIRVDQLELLGSKRDNEAAMTDMSSEHF from the coding sequence ATGAGCATCAATGTTGTCACCCTTGTTGGCCGTGTAGGCAGCGACCCAGATATAAAATATTTCGAGTCTGGTAGTGTCAAGTGTAGATTGACGTTAGCAGTAAACAGGCGATCGCGAAATAGAGATGAGCCTGATTGGTTTACATTAGAATTATGGGATAAAACAGCAGAGATTGCTGGTAATTATGTGCGTAAAGGTAGCTTAATTGGTATCAAAGGCTCTTTAAAGTTTGACACATGGAGCGATCGCCAAACCGGAGCAAGTAGATCTTCGCCAATTATCAGAGTAGACCAACTAGAGTTGTTAGGTTCTAAACGCGATAATGAAGCGGCAATGACAGATATGTCATCAGAACATTTCTAA
- a CDS encoding SIMPL domain-containing protein, protein MLRAALLSGSRFNVGNFCKTLPLALLVCVTFMQPGLAQEKEKLWRTLTVSGRGMEAIPTTLSLVNLGVEIQGKTAQEVQQEAARRSTAVVALLKNRNVEKLQTTGIRLNPVYSYTNNVQRITGYAASNTVSFRIATEKAGPLLDEAVKAGATQINGISFVATDEAIAAAQKQALKEATQDAQAQAQAVFSSLGLTSKEVVSIQVNGASAPPPLPVLYRAESAKLAQADASTPVIGGEQQVEASVTLQISY, encoded by the coding sequence ATGTTGAGAGCCGCTTTATTATCCGGTTCACGGTTTAATGTTGGCAATTTTTGTAAAACCTTGCCTTTAGCTTTGCTAGTTTGTGTAACTTTTATGCAGCCAGGTTTAGCCCAAGAAAAAGAAAAATTGTGGCGAACTCTGACTGTTAGTGGTCGTGGTATGGAAGCAATTCCTACGACTTTATCTTTAGTTAACTTAGGGGTAGAAATTCAAGGAAAAACAGCCCAAGAAGTACAGCAAGAAGCCGCCCGTAGGTCAACAGCAGTAGTTGCTCTACTCAAGAACCGGAATGTAGAGAAGTTACAAACCACAGGTATTCGCCTGAATCCAGTTTATAGTTATACAAATAACGTGCAGCGAATTACTGGGTATGCTGCCAGCAACACTGTGAGTTTTCGGATTGCAACAGAAAAAGCTGGCCCATTATTGGATGAAGCTGTAAAAGCTGGTGCTACACAAATTAATGGTATTAGTTTTGTGGCAACTGATGAAGCGATCGCAGCTGCTCAAAAGCAAGCACTCAAAGAAGCTACTCAAGACGCACAAGCACAAGCACAAGCAGTTTTCAGTTCTTTGGGTTTGACATCTAAAGAAGTAGTAAGCATTCAAGTGAACGGTGCGAGTGCGCCACCACCATTACCTGTTTTATACCGTGCTGAGTCTGCAAAACTAGCTCAAGCTGATGCTTCAACTCCAGTAATTGGTGGCGAACAGCAAGTAGAAGCATCGGTGACATTGCAAATTAGTTATTAG
- a CDS encoding EVE domain-containing protein, protein MAYWLLKTEPDNYSYSDLERDGSTVWDGVNNPLALKHLRTMLLGDLALIYHTGKERQIVGLAEIVSQPYADPALNDAKRAVVDVRAIQKVKQPVTLAQIKQESFFIDFDLLKLPRLSVVPVSELYWQHLMQLADSKV, encoded by the coding sequence ATGGCGTATTGGCTGCTGAAAACTGAACCTGATAATTATTCCTACTCTGATTTAGAAAGAGATGGTAGTACAGTTTGGGATGGAGTAAATAATCCTCTGGCTTTGAAACATCTGCGGACAATGCTGCTCGGTGACTTGGCTTTGATTTATCACACAGGTAAAGAACGACAGATTGTAGGTCTAGCAGAGATAGTCAGTCAACCTTACGCCGATCCAGCATTAAATGATGCCAAACGCGCAGTCGTAGATGTGCGGGCAATACAAAAAGTAAAACAGCCTGTGACTTTAGCCCAAATTAAGCAGGAGAGCTTTTTTATAGATTTTGACTTACTAAAACTCCCGAGGCTTTCTGTCGTCCCAGTTTCAGAATTATATTGGCAACACCTAATGCAGTTAGCAGACAGCAAAGTTTAA
- a CDS encoding cation:proton antiporter has protein sequence MQFLNAINSSVPLLASATETVDSSMVMAAVLLSLVVIYFASKVGGELSNRVGLPPVLGELVGGVVVGISVLHLLVFPEGGTDSSSSLIIAFLQSTAGLTPQAADGVFAAQSEVISVLAELGVIILLFEIGLESNLKDLMAVGIQATIVAVVGVVAPFAAGTVGLMTLFGIDAVPAIFAGAALTATSIGITSKVLSEIGRLNSKEGQIILGAAVIDDVLGIIVLAVVASLAKEGEVDVTKVIFLIISATTFLLGAILLGNFFNRSFVRIVNRLKTRGELVIPAFIFAFVMAYLAAVIQLEAILGAFAAGLVLEETDKRKELQKQVIPIADLFVPIFFVTVGAKTDLGVLNPAIPTNREGLVMASFLIIVAIIGKVITGLTVFGQPEINRLAIGVGMIPRGEVGLVFAGVGAASGVLSKPLGAAIIMMVILTTFLAPPLLRFVFPDTTNGATETEKLVLDVAGATSLTIEQPQLLTAKSPDVANLESAPDSSES, from the coding sequence ATGCAGTTTTTAAATGCAATCAACTCCTCTGTTCCCCTGTTGGCCAGCGCCACAGAAACAGTAGACAGTTCAATGGTAATGGCAGCAGTGCTGCTGAGTTTAGTGGTAATTTACTTCGCCAGCAAAGTTGGCGGAGAGTTATCCAACAGGGTCGGTTTACCGCCAGTTTTAGGCGAACTCGTAGGCGGTGTTGTCGTCGGTATCTCTGTGTTACACCTTTTAGTATTTCCTGAAGGTGGTACCGATAGTTCTAGCTCTTTAATTATCGCCTTCCTGCAATCCACTGCTGGGTTAACTCCACAAGCTGCTGATGGTGTATTTGCAGCACAGTCAGAAGTCATTTCTGTCTTAGCAGAATTGGGTGTGATCATTCTGCTATTTGAAATTGGTTTGGAATCAAACTTAAAAGACTTAATGGCAGTTGGTATCCAAGCCACGATTGTTGCAGTCGTCGGGGTAGTAGCACCTTTTGCTGCGGGTACTGTGGGGTTGATGACTTTGTTTGGTATCGATGCTGTTCCAGCGATTTTTGCTGGCGCAGCTTTGACCGCTACTAGTATTGGGATTACGTCCAAGGTACTTTCAGAAATTGGACGACTCAATTCTAAAGAAGGGCAGATTATTCTGGGTGCGGCTGTAATTGATGACGTACTAGGAATTATTGTGTTGGCGGTGGTTGCTAGCTTGGCGAAAGAAGGCGAAGTAGATGTCACTAAAGTTATTTTTCTCATTATCAGTGCAACTACTTTCTTGCTGGGTGCAATTTTGCTAGGCAATTTTTTCAATAGGTCTTTTGTAAGAATTGTCAACCGTCTCAAAACGCGGGGTGAATTGGTCATTCCAGCATTCATCTTTGCCTTTGTCATGGCATATCTCGCTGCTGTAATCCAATTAGAAGCAATTTTGGGAGCTTTTGCGGCTGGTTTAGTTTTGGAAGAGACAGATAAGCGTAAAGAACTGCAAAAGCAAGTCATTCCTATTGCTGATCTGTTTGTACCAATTTTCTTTGTCACTGTCGGAGCAAAAACTGATTTGGGCGTATTAAACCCTGCTATTCCCACTAATCGGGAAGGTTTAGTCATGGCTAGTTTCCTGATTATCGTAGCCATTATTGGAAAAGTAATTACAGGCTTAACGGTGTTTGGTCAGCCAGAAATCAACCGTTTAGCCATTGGTGTGGGGATGATTCCCAGAGGCGAAGTAGGATTAGTATTTGCTGGTGTTGGTGCTGCTAGTGGAGTACTCTCCAAACCACTGGGAGCAGCAATTATCATGATGGTAATTTTGACAACCTTTTTAGCGCCACCGCTGTTACGGTTTGTCTTTCCAGACACAACAAATGGGGCAACAGAGACAGAAAAATTAGTATTAGATGTTGCTGGGGCTACATCCTTGACAATCGAACAACCTCAGTTGCTCACCGCAAAATCGCCAGATGTCGCTAATTTAGAATCAGCTCCGGATTCTTCAGAGAGTTAA
- a CDS encoding N-acetylmuramoyl-L-alanine amidase — MNLNWLIPGTLGTVLLLASPTLAARLDSWRFDANQNQLEINTMGAVQPKAQLLFNPTRLVIDLPQTVFGRPQVTQDLGGAVRSIRVGQFDQETTRIVVEINPGYTIDPQRVQFTPINASRWLVKLPDPEVVKLPSGDRNVYNATARDSAPKPELPPLINTRAGVTQIERLRVTGDGFFILTSGGNPKIEVNRTEDKRLINIDISGAALSPRFAQQDVLINRYGVNRIQFSQLQNQPPLVRMTMRVDTNSPDWRAISSRVGELVILPNNSGVGLGEDNNRPPVTSVTSSPVNIQSVELAGNGTQLLIRGDQALSATGGWDRSSGLFRITIPNAKVSPRVKGPALDATSPILRVRLQPQEPNTVVVFVQPASGVQIGELNQVGSQLIALQLQRFSQVRPPLDLPPRSPSDLPDSNLPLPGSGSTIPNGRMVVLIDPGHGGKDSGAIGIGGVREKDIILPIGSRVAEILQQNGVQVIMSRNSDYFVSLEGRVVMAARARADVFVSIHANSAGAGRPDVNGLETYYYDSGLSLARIVHSNILQSLNVRDRGVRRARFYVLRKSSMPSILVETGYLTGRVDVANLQSSNYQNQMAEAIARGILQYLKQR, encoded by the coding sequence TTGAATCTAAATTGGTTAATACCTGGTACGTTAGGAACTGTTTTGTTGCTAGCATCACCAACGTTGGCAGCGAGGCTAGATTCTTGGCGTTTTGATGCCAATCAAAACCAGCTAGAAATCAATACGATGGGTGCTGTGCAACCGAAGGCACAATTACTTTTCAACCCTACTCGTCTAGTAATTGATCTACCACAAACTGTATTTGGCCGTCCCCAAGTCACACAAGATTTGGGTGGAGCAGTTCGCTCAATTCGTGTGGGACAGTTTGACCAAGAAACAACCCGCATCGTTGTTGAAATCAATCCAGGCTATACTATAGACCCCCAGCGGGTGCAATTTACACCGATTAATGCCAGCCGTTGGCTAGTCAAATTACCCGATCCAGAAGTAGTCAAATTACCATCTGGCGATCGTAATGTTTATAATGCAACGGCGAGAGACTCTGCACCCAAACCTGAGTTACCCCCATTAATTAACACCAGAGCAGGAGTTACTCAAATTGAAAGATTACGAGTCACGGGAGATGGATTTTTTATCCTGACGAGTGGTGGTAACCCCAAGATTGAGGTGAATCGGACTGAGGATAAAAGGTTAATTAATATCGACATCTCCGGCGCTGCTTTATCACCAAGATTCGCGCAACAAGATGTATTAATTAACCGTTATGGTGTGAATCGGATTCAATTTAGCCAATTACAAAATCAACCGCCTTTAGTGCGGATGACCATGCGGGTAGATACTAATAGCCCTGATTGGCGGGCTATTAGTAGCAGAGTTGGTGAATTAGTTATTTTGCCCAATAATAGTGGCGTGGGATTAGGCGAAGATAATAATCGCCCTCCGGTTACATCTGTTACCAGTTCCCCAGTAAATATTCAATCTGTAGAATTAGCGGGGAATGGCACACAATTGCTGATTCGTGGTGACCAAGCTTTATCTGCTACAGGTGGTTGGGATAGATCCTCTGGTTTATTCCGCATTACAATTCCCAACGCGAAGGTATCTCCTAGGGTCAAGGGGCCAGCTTTAGATGCTACAAGTCCGATTTTGCGGGTAAGGCTTCAACCCCAAGAACCAAATACAGTAGTTGTTTTCGTTCAACCAGCATCTGGAGTACAAATTGGCGAACTTAACCAAGTTGGTAGTCAGCTGATAGCGCTACAATTACAACGCTTTTCTCAAGTTAGACCACCTCTCGATTTACCACCGCGATCGCCTTCAGATCTGCCAGATAGCAATCTTCCCCTACCTGGTTCAGGTTCCACAATTCCCAACGGGCGAATGGTAGTGCTAATTGACCCCGGACATGGAGGTAAAGACTCTGGAGCCATTGGGATTGGCGGGGTACGTGAGAAAGACATTATCTTACCAATTGGTAGTAGGGTGGCAGAGATATTGCAGCAAAATGGCGTGCAAGTAATTATGAGCCGTAATTCTGACTATTTTGTCAGCTTGGAAGGGCGAGTTGTGATGGCAGCCAGAGCAAGAGCTGATGTCTTTGTCAGTATTCATGCCAATTCAGCAGGTGCAGGTCGTCCTGATGTGAATGGATTAGAAACGTATTATTACGACAGTGGTCTTAGTTTAGCTCGCATTGTTCATAGCAACATTCTCCAAAGTTTAAATGTCAGAGACCGCGGAGTGCGACGAGCTAGGTTTTATGTCCTCAGAAAAAGTTCTATGCCTTCAATTTTGGTAGAAACTGGTTATTTAACTGGTCGAGTGGATGTTGCCAACCTCCAAAGCTCTAATTATCAAAATCAAATGGCGGAAGCGATCGCTCGCGGTATCCTCCAGTATCTTAAACAAAGATAA
- a CDS encoding N-acetylmuramoyl-L-alanine amidase, with translation MKLHWLLPGTFGTIFILSSPAFAARLESWRFDANQNQLEINTAGGVQPKAQLIFNPTRLVIDLPQTVFGRPQVTQPVGGGIRSVRVGQFDPETTRIVVELNPGYTIDPQQIKFTGITASRWSVKLPNPKMEQVSASNNIPEQQTPVSRTITPAKPPATSLPPRNIYNVVRTAPVTPIDNRTAVNSNSGATQIQKLQPTGDGFFIRTSGGNPRIQVNRTEDRKTINIDIAGAALAPTFEQQDVSINRYGVNRIQFSQLQSQPPVVRMTMRVDSNSPDWRASNSSVGGFVLLPNSSGVRLPAGNNNANVIIPSSNSPSTIQSVELAANGTQLLIRGDQALSATGGWDRASGLFRITIPNAKLAPRVNGPDLNASSPILRVKLQPQEPNTVVVFVQPAAGVQIGELNQIGNQLVALQLQRSRAITSPRIPPVALPPLPLPNQGQLPDPADNPRTIPQPTPRPAVPRGKLLVVIDPGHGGKDSGAPGLGGLLEKDVVLPIGKRIATILQQNGVQAVLTRDADFFVELQGRVDIADRVNATLFVSVHANSVDSRPDVNGLEVYYYDSGYGLAETVRKSILQNIGTIKDRGTRKARFYVLRKSSMPSILVETGYMTGREDNPRLGSSEYQNRMAEAIANGILKYLQRR, from the coding sequence GTGAAATTACACTGGTTACTACCCGGTACTTTTGGAACCATCTTCATACTGTCGTCGCCAGCTTTTGCAGCGAGACTAGAATCTTGGCGCTTTGATGCCAATCAAAATCAGTTAGAAATCAACACCGCCGGTGGCGTACAACCAAAGGCGCAACTGATTTTCAACCCTACTCGTTTGGTAATTGATTTACCTCAAACCGTATTTGGTCGTCCCCAGGTGACACAACCAGTAGGTGGCGGAATTCGTTCAGTGCGTGTGGGACAGTTTGACCCAGAAACAACTCGCATTGTGGTCGAACTTAACCCCGGTTACACCATAGACCCCCAACAAATAAAATTTACAGGTATCACTGCCAGTCGTTGGTCAGTAAAATTACCTAATCCCAAAATGGAGCAGGTGTCTGCTTCTAATAATATTCCAGAGCAACAAACGCCAGTTTCTAGAACTATCACTCCTGCTAAACCACCTGCCACCTCATTACCGCCAAGAAATATTTACAATGTAGTGAGAACCGCCCCGGTTACCCCCATCGATAATCGCACTGCGGTTAACTCTAATTCAGGCGCAACTCAAATTCAAAAATTGCAACCCACAGGTGATGGATTTTTTATCCGTACCAGTGGCGGTAACCCTAGGATTCAGGTCAACCGTACTGAAGACAGAAAGACAATTAATATTGATATTGCTGGGGCTGCTTTAGCACCCACATTTGAGCAGCAAGATGTCTCAATTAACCGCTATGGCGTAAATCGCATTCAATTTAGCCAGTTACAATCACAACCGCCTGTAGTGCGGATGACAATGCGGGTGGATAGCAATAGTCCCGATTGGCGAGCCAGTAATAGCAGTGTCGGTGGCTTTGTACTTTTACCCAATAGTAGTGGGGTAAGATTACCTGCTGGGAATAATAATGCTAATGTTATCATCCCCAGTAGCAACTCTCCCTCGACGATTCAATCTGTAGAGTTGGCTGCGAATGGTACGCAGTTACTAATTCGTGGTGACCAAGCTTTATCTGCTACAGGTGGTTGGGATAGAGCCTCTGGCTTGTTCCGCATTACCATTCCTAATGCTAAGTTAGCTCCTAGAGTGAACGGGCCAGACTTAAACGCCAGTAGCCCGATTCTGCGAGTGAAACTACAACCCCAAGAACCAAATACAGTAGTTGTCTTTGTTCAACCAGCAGCAGGCGTACAAATTGGCGAACTTAACCAAATTGGTAATCAGTTAGTAGCTTTACAATTACAACGCTCTCGGGCAATTACATCGCCCAGAATCCCCCCTGTGGCTTTACCACCCCTACCGCTACCCAACCAAGGACAATTACCAGACCCAGCAGATAATCCCCGGACTATACCGCAGCCAACACCACGTCCCGCAGTTCCTAGAGGCAAATTGTTAGTAGTGATTGACCCCGGACATGGTGGGAAGGATTCTGGTGCACCTGGCTTAGGTGGACTGCTAGAAAAGGATGTGGTTTTACCAATTGGTAAAAGAATCGCTACGATTTTGCAACAAAATGGTGTACAAGCAGTACTGACTAGGGATGCTGACTTCTTTGTAGAACTTCAAGGACGGGTAGACATCGCAGACCGAGTCAATGCGACTTTATTTGTCAGCGTTCATGCTAACTCGGTTGATAGCCGCCCTGATGTCAATGGATTGGAAGTATATTATTACGACAGCGGTTACGGTCTAGCCGAAACTGTCCGCAAATCGATTCTCCAAAATATCGGCACAATCAAAGACCGCGGCACGCGTAAAGCTCGATTCTACGTCCTCAGAAAGAGTTCTATGCCTTCAATTTTGGTGGAAACTGGCTATATGACCGGTCGAGAAGACAATCCGAGACTAGGTAGCTCAGAATACCAAAATCGGATGGCAGAAGCGATCGCCAATGGCATTCTCAAGTACTTACAAAGAAGGTAA
- the murI gene encoding glutamate racemase produces MYSSSIFEGNLYNFSEQEPQRAPIGIFDSGVGGLTVLRQVYRQLPNESVIYFGDTARLPYGIRSQAEILQYVREILTWMQQQQVKMVIMACNTSSALALDIVRAEFNLPILGVILPGARAAVQQGKRIGVIATPATAKSNAYKQAILEIDPHVQVWQVGCPEFVPLIEQNRIHDPYTTEVARSYLEPLIKQEIDTLVYGCTHYPHLAPVLRSLLPSHVKLVDPAVNVVAACIQDLDLLGLRNTHPPLPTRFAVSGCAQQFAQSGLQWLGYTPLVEEVSFSEAKASHL; encoded by the coding sequence GTGTATTCATCTTCCATCTTTGAAGGCAATCTTTATAATTTTTCCGAGCAAGAACCGCAACGCGCGCCCATAGGTATCTTTGATAGTGGCGTGGGTGGTTTAACAGTATTGCGACAAGTTTATCGGCAACTTCCTAACGAATCTGTTATTTATTTTGGCGATACAGCGCGACTGCCCTATGGCATTCGTTCACAAGCAGAAATTCTACAATATGTGCGCGAAATTTTGACCTGGATGCAACAGCAACAGGTCAAAATGGTAATTATGGCTTGTAACACCAGTTCGGCTTTAGCTCTAGACATCGTCCGCGCAGAATTTAATCTGCCAATTCTCGGCGTGATTCTCCCGGGAGCTAGAGCCGCAGTGCAACAAGGCAAGCGAATTGGTGTGATTGCTACCCCCGCCACGGCTAAAAGTAATGCTTATAAGCAAGCAATACTAGAGATTGATCCTCATGTCCAAGTCTGGCAAGTTGGTTGCCCAGAATTTGTGCCTCTCATTGAGCAAAACCGGATTCATGACCCCTACACGACTGAAGTGGCGCGCTCATATTTAGAACCCTTAATCAAGCAGGAAATCGATACTTTAGTTTACGGCTGTACCCATTATCCTCACCTTGCCCCTGTCCTGCGATCGCTTCTTCCTTCTCATGTAAAGCTAGTTGATCCAGCAGTGAATGTTGTCGCCGCTTGTATCCAAGATTTAGACCTATTAGGTTTAAGGAATACCCATCCCCCATTACCCACACGCTTTGCGGTTAGCGGCTGTGCCCAACAGTTTGCCCAATCAGGATTGCAGTGGTTAGGCTATACTCCATTAGTTGAGGAAGTTAGCTTTAGCGAAGCTAAAGCCTCTCATCTATAA